AATTTGAGAGCGTAAAACTTGGAATAGTCTAAAAGACAGTCCTTAAAATGGAATTCAAACAGCAGCTGGTCGGTCATGGCAAAGTTAACATTCGTGAAATCACAGTTGTTAAATTGGACATTTCGTAAGCCGACATAATTGATTTCTGCTTCTTTAAAGTTACAGTTGTCAAAATTACAGTCGGTAAAAGCTACTCCTGAAAAATTACAATTGGTAAAATCGCAGTGACTAAATGTGCATTCTTCGTATTCTTTAAACTTAATTTCGTTTTCGGAAAAAATATGATCCTTAAAAGTGGTATTGAATATAAAATCGTTGTTTTTCATTAAAGTGGCTGCTGGCTGCTTAAAGTGAATTTTTTTTCATGTGTCAGTTTTTGGGGTTTTCTAAATCAATTCTCTCGAGAATATCTCTGTCAATAGGCTTACACAGGTAGCCTATTATTTCGGGAAAGCTATTGGCTTTTTCCCGGTCTTCGTTAGCAATTGAGGAGCTTGCTATGTAAATGGCAGGTTTTTTTTCAAACTTGAAATCAA
This region of Flavobacterium inviolabile genomic DNA includes:
- a CDS encoding pentapeptide repeat-containing protein — encoded protein: MKNNDFIFNTTFKDHIFSENEIKFKEYEECTFSHCDFTNCNFSGVAFTDCNFDNCNFKEAEINYVGLRNVQFNNCDFTNVNFAMTDQLLFEFHFKDCLLDYSKFYALKLKQMTFTNCSMIAADFMGTDLTAVLFDNCNLHQAVFTDAKAEKADFVTSYNFTIDPEKTRLKKAQFSKDGLKGLLSKYEIIVR